In Halovulum dunhuangense, one genomic interval encodes:
- a CDS encoding Lon protease family protein yields MADFTTGKPLGAERMDGAVDPRTLGFATTADLEPLDAWPGQDRALEAVRMAAGMEHADFNLFVLGRQGTGRHSAARAVLSGAAAARPVPRDWIYVNNFTDPQRPIAIDLAPGNAELLRLAVENLIDDLANDLPAVFESEDYQARRRSIEDRFSAESDDEMEALSEKAREKDIAILRTPMGFGVAARRDGEILTPAQYDALPREERDRIDAAVAGIEEALGAILKQMPRRLKAQRRKVEELNAAMVEAAVDNAIAEARSRVPDEPNATGFLDDLRKQLVANAEVFLMRPEGAQAGPFPVSATRHYMRPQFEPFTVNVLVTNPADSGGAPVIEESLPTLSNLIGRIEYAAQQGALVTNFTMIRPGALHRANGGYLLLDAREVLTEPFAWDALKRCLSTGEVQIYSAGERLSLISTVSLTPDPIPLKARVVLVGDRLLYYMLVALDPEFPRLFKLEADFEDRMPRSAESTALYARLAGTMAQRAGLRPITAGGVARLLTEAMRAAEDAERFALDLGQMSDTIHEADYWAAAAGADSVRPEDVEAAIAAADRRAGRIRDLTQESIARGAVLIDTDGARVGQINALSVAEIGTTRFGRPSRVSVRVRAGSGKLVDIERETELGGPIHSKGVLILSGYLAGTYAPDLPMSLWASIVFEQSYGGIDGDSASAAELMALLSALAEAPIDQSLAVTGSVNQFGDVQAIGGVNEKIEGFFDVCAGRGLTGRQGVLIPASNVAHLVLRSRVVDAVREGRFRVIPFASIDEGLQLLTGRPAGDRGADGAFPPGSLNAAVEAKLRRFAELRARDLRRRPGGEDRR; encoded by the coding sequence ATGGCGGATTTCACGACGGGCAAGCCGCTCGGGGCGGAACGGATGGACGGCGCGGTCGATCCCCGCACGCTCGGTTTCGCGACCACGGCCGATCTGGAACCGCTGGACGCCTGGCCCGGCCAGGACCGCGCGCTCGAGGCGGTGCGAATGGCGGCCGGGATGGAGCATGCCGATTTCAACCTGTTCGTGCTGGGCCGGCAGGGAACGGGCCGCCACAGCGCCGCCCGCGCGGTTCTGTCCGGGGCGGCCGCGGCGCGCCCGGTGCCGCGCGACTGGATCTATGTCAACAACTTCACCGACCCGCAGCGCCCCATCGCGATTGACCTGGCACCGGGCAATGCGGAGTTGCTGCGCCTTGCGGTCGAGAACCTGATCGACGATCTCGCCAACGACCTGCCGGCGGTGTTCGAGTCCGAGGACTACCAGGCCCGCCGCCGCAGCATCGAGGACAGGTTTTCCGCCGAGTCCGATGACGAGATGGAGGCGCTTTCGGAAAAGGCGCGCGAGAAGGACATCGCCATCCTGCGGACGCCGATGGGCTTCGGCGTCGCCGCGCGCCGCGACGGAGAGATCCTGACCCCCGCGCAATACGACGCCCTGCCCCGCGAAGAGCGCGACCGCATCGACGCCGCCGTCGCCGGGATCGAGGAGGCGCTGGGTGCTATCCTCAAGCAGATGCCGCGCCGACTGAAGGCGCAGCGCCGCAAGGTCGAGGAACTGAACGCCGCCATGGTCGAGGCCGCCGTCGACAACGCCATCGCCGAGGCACGCTCGCGCGTCCCGGACGAGCCCAACGCCACAGGGTTCCTGGACGACCTGCGCAAGCAGCTGGTCGCGAATGCCGAGGTGTTCCTCATGCGCCCCGAGGGCGCCCAGGCCGGGCCCTTCCCGGTTTCCGCCACCCGCCACTACATGCGCCCGCAATTCGAGCCGTTCACCGTCAACGTGCTGGTCACGAACCCGGCGGACAGCGGCGGTGCGCCGGTGATCGAAGAGTCGCTGCCGACACTGTCGAACCTGATCGGGCGGATCGAATACGCCGCCCAGCAGGGGGCGCTGGTCACCAATTTCACCATGATCCGCCCCGGCGCCCTGCACCGCGCGAATGGCGGCTACCTGCTGCTCGACGCGCGCGAGGTGCTGACCGAGCCCTTTGCCTGGGACGCTCTGAAGCGCTGCCTGAGCACCGGCGAGGTGCAGATCTATTCCGCCGGGGAAAGGCTGAGCCTGATCTCCACGGTGTCGCTGACGCCGGATCCGATCCCGCTGAAGGCCCGGGTCGTGCTGGTGGGCGACCGCCTGCTCTATTACATGCTGGTCGCGCTCGATCCCGAGTTCCCGCGGCTGTTCAAGCTGGAAGCCGATTTCGAGGATCGGATGCCGCGTTCGGCCGAAAGCACGGCGCTTTACGCGCGGCTAGCCGGCACCATGGCGCAGCGTGCGGGACTCAGGCCGATCACCGCTGGCGGTGTGGCGCGGCTTCTGACCGAGGCGATGCGCGCGGCCGAGGACGCCGAACGCTTCGCGCTGGATCTTGGCCAGATGTCCGACACGATCCACGAGGCGGATTACTGGGCTGCCGCGGCCGGTGCGGACAGCGTGCGCCCCGAGGATGTCGAGGCCGCCATCGCCGCCGCCGACCGGCGCGCGGGGCGCATCCGCGACCTGACGCAGGAAAGCATCGCCCGCGGCGCCGTTCTGATCGACACCGACGGCGCCCGTGTCGGCCAGATCAACGCGCTCTCGGTCGCCGAGATCGGCACCACCCGCTTCGGCCGCCCGTCGCGCGTCAGCGTCCGGGTGCGCGCCGGCAGCGGCAAGCTGGTGGACATCGAACGAGAGACGGAACTCGGCGGGCCGATCCATTCCAAGGGGGTGTTGATCCTGTCGGGCTACCTGGCCGGGACTTACGCGCCCGACCTGCCCATGTCGCTCTGGGCCAGCATCGTGTTCGAGCAGAGCTATGGCGGCATCGACGGCGACAGCGCGTCCGCGGCCGAGCTGATGGCGCTTCTTTCGGCCCTGGCCGAGGCGCCGATCGACCAGTCCCTGGCCGTGACCGGGTCCGTGAACCAGTTCGGCGACGTGCAGGCCATCGGCGGGGTCAACGAAAAGATCGAGGGGTTTTTCGACGTCTGTGCCGGGCGGGGCCTGACCGGGCGGCAGGGGGTGTTGATCCCCGCCTCCAACGTCGCGCATCTGGTGCTGCGGTCCCGTGTCGTGGACGCCGTGCGCGAGGGGCGGTTCCGCGTGATCCCCTTCGCCAGCATCGACGAGGGGCTGCAACTGCTGACCGGGCGCCCGGCGGGGGACCGGGGCGCGGACGGGGCGTTTCCCCCCGGCAGCCTGAACGCCGCGGTCGAGGCGAAGCTGCGCCGCTTCGCCGAGTTGCGCGCGCGCGACCTGCGCAGACGGCCCGGCGGCGAGGACCGGCGATGA
- a CDS encoding APC family permease, which yields MTRNAEEPGLRRAIGLPLLVLYGLGVTIGAGIYVLVGTTAARAGIHAPAAFLLAAVVMGFSAGSFAEFSGRIPQAAGEAVFVDAGFRRNWLTLWTGLFVVMSAIVASAAIALGAAGYMELLVPLPHGVLVAGIILAMTAIAARGVRESLGFAAVMTLIEVAGLAVVVGAGLWQDPGMLARLPSALPPLGDGAAMTGVISASLIAFFAFLGFDDTINMVEEVHDPRRVVPLALFISLAAVTVIYVLVTFVAVQSLPPEELGASAAPIALLYERLTGVSPVVVTLIGIVATMNGIVIQIIMAARVLYGLARKGRLPAALGRVHPASRTPVIATLAVGGLVLALALTLPLEALAEWSSVVILAVFLLVNLALVRIKRRGDPAPDGIVTVPLIVPSLGALFCAALLAGAVVTF from the coding sequence ATGACCAGAAACGCCGAAGAGCCCGGGCTGCGACGCGCGATCGGCCTGCCGCTTCTCGTGCTCTACGGGCTGGGTGTTACGATCGGCGCGGGCATCTACGTCCTGGTCGGCACCACCGCGGCCCGGGCCGGGATCCACGCGCCCGCAGCCTTTCTGCTGGCGGCGGTGGTCATGGGTTTCAGCGCCGGCAGCTTCGCGGAATTCTCGGGCCGCATCCCCCAGGCGGCGGGCGAGGCCGTCTTCGTCGATGCCGGCTTCCGGCGCAACTGGCTCACGCTCTGGACGGGGCTGTTCGTGGTGATGTCGGCCATCGTCGCCTCGGCCGCGATCGCGCTGGGGGCGGCGGGTTACATGGAGCTTCTGGTGCCGCTGCCGCACGGGGTTCTGGTTGCGGGGATCATCCTTGCGATGACGGCAATCGCCGCGCGCGGCGTCCGGGAATCGCTGGGCTTCGCCGCCGTGATGACGCTGATAGAGGTGGCGGGCCTTGCGGTCGTGGTCGGCGCCGGGCTCTGGCAGGATCCCGGCATGCTGGCGCGCCTGCCATCGGCGCTGCCGCCGCTGGGCGACGGGGCCGCGATGACGGGCGTGATATCGGCCAGCCTGATCGCGTTCTTCGCGTTTCTCGGTTTCGACGACACCATCAACATGGTCGAGGAGGTGCACGACCCGCGCCGGGTGGTCCCGCTGGCGCTGTTCATCTCGCTGGCCGCCGTCACGGTGATCTATGTGCTCGTGACCTTTGTCGCGGTCCAGTCGCTGCCGCCGGAGGAACTGGGCGCATCCGCCGCGCCGATCGCGCTGCTCTACGAGCGGCTGACGGGGGTCTCTCCCGTCGTGGTGACGCTGATCGGGATTGTCGCCACGATGAACGGCATCGTGATCCAGATCATCATGGCCGCGCGGGTGCTTTACGGCCTGGCCCGAAAGGGTCGGCTGCCGGCGGCGCTGGGGCGGGTACACCCGGCAAGCCGCACGCCGGTGATCGCGACGCTGGCGGTCGGCGGCCTTGTGCTGGCGCTTGCGCTGACCCTTCCGCTGGAGGCGCTGGCGGAATGGTCCTCGGTGGTGATCCTGGCGGTGTTCCTGCTGGTGAACCTGGCACTCGTGCGCATCAAGCGCCGCGGCGACCCGGCACCCGATGGGATCGTGACGGTGCCGCTGATCGTCCCCAGCCTGGGCGCGCTGTTCTGCGCTGCCCTGCTGGCGGGCGCGGTGGTGACGTTCTAG
- a CDS encoding surface lipoprotein assembly modifier, producing the protein MPEFRQSILAALLVLVSIACPAPAQTGADLNALLSGGRPAEALELARTSDLSPADLAYVEGRAALADNRLPDAIAAFRRALRLNPEARLARWYLAQALARDGQVEAALFQIDELLPEARGADERRTLLSARSRLVAQRPWGLTFGMNLQPSSNLNRATLNTEAPIFGGLVGTIDTTAEEGFSATLQAGAFRRFDLGAGALTLSGSLAATRATVDGLDRWQLGAAAAWIRPLDRGRLTLRADGLTTFYDDEIRDFTLVGLSVDREFFGERTLYRLGARVARQWYDDPGRASIYDNTSVTLTGDLRRIITPRLALRAGLAVNRTNARDPRFSYDAIRPSIGMERSWPSGWTVLGNVYYEQEWFDAPFFAFDTEKRIDRTVGLGLIVGNNSVVIRGFTPRLSCNFARTGSNVVFYDNIDVEECNLSLTRRF; encoded by the coding sequence ATGCCCGAATTCAGGCAAAGCATCCTTGCTGCGCTTCTTGTTCTTGTGTCGATTGCATGCCCTGCCCCGGCGCAGACCGGCGCCGACCTGAACGCACTCCTGTCCGGCGGCCGCCCCGCCGAGGCGCTGGAACTGGCGCGGACATCGGACCTTTCCCCCGCCGATCTGGCCTATGTCGAGGGGCGCGCCGCCCTTGCCGACAATCGCCTGCCCGACGCGATTGCAGCGTTTCGCCGGGCGCTTCGCCTGAACCCCGAGGCGCGGCTGGCACGCTGGTACCTGGCGCAGGCGCTGGCGCGCGACGGCCAGGTGGAAGCGGCGCTGTTCCAGATCGACGAACTTCTGCCCGAGGCCCGCGGCGCGGACGAGCGGCGGACCCTGCTTTCGGCGCGGTCGCGCCTGGTGGCGCAGCGCCCCTGGGGGCTGACCTTCGGGATGAACCTACAGCCCAGCAGCAACCTGAACCGCGCCACGCTGAACACCGAGGCGCCGATATTCGGCGGGCTTGTCGGCACCATCGACACCACCGCCGAAGAGGGCTTCAGCGCCACATTGCAGGCGGGCGCCTTCCGCCGCTTCGATCTGGGTGCGGGCGCGCTGACCCTGTCCGGATCGCTTGCCGCGACACGCGCCACCGTCGACGGGCTCGACCGGTGGCAGCTTGGCGCGGCGGCGGCCTGGATCCGCCCGCTGGATCGGGGCCGGCTGACCCTTCGGGCGGACGGCCTGACGACCTTCTACGATGACGAGATCCGGGACTTCACCCTGGTCGGCCTGTCGGTGGATCGCGAATTCTTCGGCGAGCGCACGCTTTACCGGCTGGGCGCGCGGGTCGCGCGGCAATGGTATGACGACCCGGGGCGTGCCAGCATCTATGACAACACCAGCGTCACGCTGACCGGGGATCTGCGCCGCATCATCACCCCGCGGCTTGCGCTGCGCGCCGGGCTTGCCGTGAACCGGACCAACGCCCGGGATCCGCGCTTCAGCTATGACGCGATCCGCCCCAGCATCGGGATGGAGCGCAGCTGGCCATCAGGCTGGACGGTGCTCGGCAATGTCTACTACGAACAGGAATGGTTCGACGCGCCGTTCTTTGCCTTCGACACCGAGAAACGCATCGACCGGACCGTCGGCCTGGGGCTGATCGTCGGCAACAATTCAGTCGTCATCCGGGGCTTTACCCCGCGGCTTTCCTGCAACTTCGCACGCACCGGATCCAACGTCGTCTTCTACGACAACATCGACGTCGAGGAGTGCAACCTTTCGCTGACGCGACGCTTCTGA
- the dapF gene encoding diaminopimelate epimerase, with product MHGLGNDFVIIDARGAADPVTPALARALGDRHMGVGFDQLAVIHDDADADARLTFWNADGSTSGACGNATRCIARLLMDETGATRLRLRTEFDVLIAEDAGDRLTRVNMGQPALDWDRIPLARDVDTVSLPLPGNPGAVSMGNPHCVFVVDDAEGADIASQGARFEHDPLYPQRTNVEMVQVLAPDRLRLRIWERGVGITLASGSCACAALVACHRKELIGRRAEIVVDGGTLHGEWREDGVWLTGPTALVFEGVLSPEMLR from the coding sequence ATGCACGGGCTGGGCAACGATTTCGTGATCATCGACGCGCGCGGCGCGGCCGATCCGGTCACGCCTGCGCTGGCGCGCGCGCTGGGCGACCGGCACATGGGCGTGGGCTTCGACCAGCTGGCGGTGATCCACGACGATGCCGACGCGGATGCGCGGCTGACGTTCTGGAACGCGGACGGCTCGACCTCGGGCGCCTGTGGCAACGCCACCCGCTGCATCGCGCGGCTTCTGATGGACGAGACGGGCGCCACGCGCCTGCGGTTGCGCACAGAGTTCGACGTGCTGATCGCCGAGGATGCGGGCGACCGTCTGACCCGCGTGAACATGGGCCAGCCGGCGCTGGACTGGGACCGGATCCCGCTGGCGCGCGACGTGGACACGGTGTCCCTGCCGCTGCCCGGCAATCCCGGCGCGGTCAGCATGGGTAACCCCCATTGCGTGTTCGTGGTGGACGACGCCGAGGGCGCCGACATCGCCTCGCAGGGCGCGCGCTTCGAGCACGATCCCCTTTATCCGCAACGCACCAATGTCGAGATGGTGCAGGTGCTGGCCCCCGACCGGCTGCGGCTGCGGATCTGGGAACGCGGCGTGGGGATCACGCTGGCCTCGGGTTCCTGCGCCTGCGCGGCGCTGGTCGCCTGCCACCGCAAGGAGCTGATCGGCCGCCGCGCCGAGATCGTCGTGGATGGCGGAACGCTGCATGGCGAGTGGCGCGAGGATGGCGTCTGGCTGACCGGACCGACCGCGCTGGTCTTCGAGGGCGTGCTGTCACCGGAGATGCTGCGATGA
- the mtaB gene encoding tRNA (N(6)-L-threonylcarbamoyladenosine(37)-C(2))-methylthiotransferase MtaB, producing MNPPVFETFGCRLNAYETEAMRELAQGAGLDNAVIVNTCAVTAEAVRQSRQRIRKLRRENPAARIIVTGCAAQTEPETYAAMAEVDLVVGNLEKMRAETWAGLAKGPDFIGETEKVRVNDIMSATETAGHLIDGFGSRARAYVQVQNGCDHRCTFCIIPFGRGNSRSVPAGVVVEQIARLVDAGYNEVVLTGVDLTSWGADLPAHPRLGDLVQRILKLVPGLPRLRISSIDSIEADPALIEAIASEPRLMPHLHLSLQAGDNMILKRMKRRHLRDDAIRFCEETRAARPDIVFGADIIAGFPTETEAMFENSLRLVEECGLTWLHVFPYSPRKGTPAARMPQVDKAAIKDRAARLRALGDARVAEHLAAQVGSTQPVLIEKDRMGRTPGFAEVDVTGGTPIEGGILPVRITSAAAGRLVAEAA from the coding sequence ATGAACCCGCCCGTCTTCGAGACCTTCGGCTGCCGGCTGAACGCCTACGAGACCGAGGCGATGCGTGAACTTGCGCAAGGCGCCGGGCTCGACAACGCGGTGATCGTGAACACCTGCGCGGTCACGGCGGAAGCCGTGCGCCAGTCGCGCCAGCGCATCCGCAAGCTGCGCCGCGAGAACCCTGCCGCGCGGATCATCGTCACCGGCTGCGCCGCCCAGACCGAGCCCGAGACCTATGCCGCGATGGCCGAGGTGGACCTGGTCGTCGGCAACCTGGAAAAGATGCGGGCCGAAACCTGGGCAGGGCTTGCCAAGGGCCCCGACTTCATCGGCGAGACCGAGAAGGTACGCGTCAACGACATCATGTCCGCGACAGAGACGGCCGGCCACCTGATCGACGGCTTCGGCAGCCGCGCAAGGGCCTATGTGCAGGTCCAGAACGGCTGCGACCACCGCTGCACCTTCTGCATCATTCCCTTCGGGCGGGGCAATTCCCGCAGCGTCCCGGCGGGCGTCGTGGTCGAGCAGATCGCGCGGCTGGTCGATGCCGGCTACAACGAGGTGGTGCTGACCGGCGTGGACCTGACCAGCTGGGGCGCCGACCTGCCGGCGCACCCACGCCTGGGCGACCTGGTGCAGCGCATCCTGAAGCTGGTGCCGGGCCTGCCGCGGCTGCGCATCAGCTCGATCGACTCGATCGAGGCGGACCCGGCGCTGATCGAGGCGATCGCGTCCGAGCCGCGGCTGATGCCGCATCTGCACCTGAGCCTTCAGGCGGGCGACAACATGATCCTCAAGCGCATGAAGCGCCGCCACCTGCGCGATGACGCCATCCGCTTCTGCGAGGAGACGCGGGCCGCGCGCCCCGACATCGTGTTCGGCGCCGATATCATCGCGGGCTTTCCGACCGAGACAGAGGCGATGTTCGAGAACTCGCTAAGGCTGGTCGAGGAATGCGGCCTGACCTGGCTGCATGTCTTCCCCTACTCGCCGCGCAAGGGCACCCCCGCCGCGCGCATGCCGCAGGTGGACAAGGCCGCGATCAAGGACCGTGCGGCGCGCCTTCGGGCGCTGGGGGATGCGCGGGTGGCCGAGCATCTGGCGGCACAGGTCGGCAGCACCCAGCCCGTGCTGATCGAAAAGGACCGCATGGGCCGCACCCCCGGATTTGCCGAGGTGGACGTCACGGGCGGCACCCCCATCGAGGGCGGCATCCTGCCCGTGCGCATCACGTCGGCAGCGGCCGGGCGCCTGGTGGCCGAAGCCGCCTGA
- a CDS encoding FMN-binding negative transcriptional regulator encodes MHPNPAFRRTAGARNIAFVRARSFGILTLAGPDGPLAAHIPFVLNPEGTALEAHLVRSNPIWAAIAEPVPALMIVSGPDGYVSPDWYGMENQVPTWNYVAVHLRGTLHRQDVEALAPHAAELSAQFEGRLLPKKPWTEDKMDPEALARMRRMIVPLRMEIAAIDGTWKLNQNKPEAARLAAADAIAGSGIGSELETLAALMRDPPATE; translated from the coding sequence ATGCACCCCAACCCCGCCTTCCGCAGGACAGCCGGCGCACGCAACATCGCCTTTGTCCGCGCCCGGAGCTTCGGCATCCTGACGCTTGCGGGGCCGGACGGGCCGCTGGCCGCGCATATCCCATTCGTGCTGAACCCGGAGGGCACCGCGCTCGAGGCGCATCTGGTGCGGTCAAACCCGATCTGGGCGGCGATTGCAGAGCCGGTTCCTGCGCTGATGATCGTCTCTGGGCCGGATGGCTACGTCTCGCCCGACTGGTACGGGATGGAGAACCAGGTGCCGACCTGGAACTACGTCGCCGTCCACCTGCGCGGCACGCTGCACCGGCAGGACGTCGAGGCGCTGGCGCCGCATGCGGCAGAGCTGTCGGCGCAGTTCGAGGGGCGGCTTCTGCCCAAGAAGCCCTGGACCGAGGACAAGATGGACCCAGAGGCGCTGGCGCGGATGCGGCGGATGATCGTGCCGTTGCGGATGGAGATTGCGGCCATCGACGGCACCTGGAAGCTGAACCAGAACAAGCCCGAGGCGGCGCGGCTGGCCGCGGCCGACGCCATCGCGGGCAGCGGGATCGGGTCGGAGCTGGAAACGCTGGCAGCCCTGATGCGCGATCCGCCCGCGACGGAGTGA
- a CDS encoding glutathione S-transferase: MKLYYSPTSPFVRKVSVVLRETGLIDKVTLVPGSGLPAAPGNAPIALNPLGKIPTLEREDGPALYDSRVICRYLDHISGGKLYPQPPRLWETLTLEATADGMMEAAVLMIYETRARAQGTQDPTWVEAQWSKVARALDTLEGRWIAYLEGPLDMGQIAVGCALGYLDFRQDARNWRGGHPALAEWYAGFAERDSMKATVPVG, translated from the coding sequence ATGAAGCTTTACTATTCCCCGACCTCGCCCTTCGTGCGCAAGGTCAGCGTCGTGCTGCGCGAGACCGGGCTGATCGACAAGGTGACGCTGGTGCCCGGATCCGGGCTGCCCGCGGCCCCGGGCAACGCGCCCATCGCGCTGAACCCGCTGGGCAAGATCCCCACGCTGGAGCGGGAGGATGGCCCGGCGCTGTACGACAGCCGGGTGATCTGCCGCTATCTCGACCACATCTCGGGCGGCAAGCTATACCCCCAGCCCCCGCGCCTGTGGGAGACGCTGACCCTGGAAGCGACCGCCGATGGCATGATGGAGGCGGCGGTCCTGATGATCTACGAGACCCGCGCCCGTGCACAGGGCACGCAGGATCCCACCTGGGTGGAGGCGCAGTGGTCCAAGGTGGCCCGCGCGCTCGACACGCTGGAGGGGCGCTGGATCGCCTATCTGGAAGGGCCCCTCGACATGGGTCAGATCGCGGTTGGCTGTGCGCTGGGGTATCTCGACTTCCGGCAGGACGCGCGCAACTGGCGCGGCGGGCACCCTGCCCTGGCCGAGTGGTACGCCGGCTTTGCCGAGCGCGACAGCATGAAGGCGACGGTTCCCGTGGGCTGA